A window of Watersipora subatra chromosome 10, tzWatSuba1.1, whole genome shotgun sequence genomic DNA:
ACCTTATAATTCATGCCATTTTACTAGTACACTAGTTTGCATAAAGTCGAGCTGAAGAGTATTTTGCAGACATTTGGCAGCTATGACTTTTATATGAAGCCAAACGAAAGGCATAGGTACCTGCACCTGTCTACCTGCGTCTGCCACTGTTAGAAATACTCTAGTTGTAGAAACACTCCTATACGACTCACAAGAACTGAACAGCGTCCCTCGTCATCATGCTTCACATCTGGCCACCCTTTGACCCTCTCCGTGTACTTCTTTCTATGCTGCTGGCTCCAATCCTCCAGCTGCCGTTGAAATCCATGGTTGGGGTTACTACAAGGTCGTACTGCGGATAGCGCGTGTAGTATATCATCAAGGCTCAGGGAAGACCTAGTGAGGAGGTATGCAGCGACTATTGCGGGGCCACGCGACACCCCCGTACTGCAGTGCACCAAAACTGCCCCTACAGAGTGCAACGGTAATGAATGAGGCATATACAGAGTATGTATTATAATGAATGAAGGACCTGAAGCTACGCACCTTTTTAGATATATTCCCACACATCCAATACGCTCTGAAAACAGATATCCAACAACTCAAATAGCACGCACTGAAACTACAATGCGCTCTCGGTAACAAATCTAAAATCTCAAACGtactgaaaattaaattttgaaaaaaatttacttgGTCTTTGTATTGTATTAAATATTATCTTGTAATAATTCATACACAAGTAATGGGAAAAAACTACACTACGgtaagagagcacaactctacttttttatttaataaaaatagtagTGAAAGCAGATCGTTTTTGTCTGGATTGTGACCATGAGTTTTTTGCAACGATGAAAACGAAAACAAAATATGAAGCATCTTCTCATCCTTGGTAACATAGGTGTGTTAGACTGAGAGATATATGAGCTCTGGCAAGCGAGTACGGAGGGAACTATAACCTACCCCCATTAGCTCGTGCTCTGTGAatatactctatacattctCCGAAAACAGGAGCGATTCGCTGATGAGGCGAGTCAGAGAGATCTAGACAGAGGTAGGAAATGTCTCGGAAGTGAGGGTGTGACTCATCAAGCGCTGATAGAATGTGAGTGATGGAATTGCGTAACAGAAAGTCTTCATTCTTCGAAAGGCTCAAATCTCCAATATAGAGTCCATTCAAAACCTTGAAATCAAGAATCAGCCCCAAACTTTGTGAATAGAAGTAAGTATATCAACAACTCATGTTTTAGCATGAGGTGGACAAATAACAGGTTGTTGGGGATGCTATGAAGATGCCTTTATTGCCGGCAAGTGCTGCAAGTGCCAGCAAGTGCTACAGTTGCCAGCAGGTGTCACAGTTGCTACCAAATGCTACATGTGCCAACAAATGCTACAGATGTCGCAGGTGCCAGCAAATGTCACAGGTGCTAGCAAGTGCCACTACTGAGCAAAAATACAAGTGTGTGCTTACTTTCCTGTCTGTAGTGGCTTCAGCCATCTGGCTGTTACATCGTATCAATCAAGGTAGGATTCAGCCTGCAGAATTGGCTTTAAGAGTCGAAATGAGTTCTGATGTTGTTCAACAGGCACCTTTGGATGTTATGGAGATGGTATGTAGTGTCAAGTCTCCAGCTTCAATTGTCTTCAGTGACTTGAGTGTACTTAATAAGAACGCTGGTAAAAGATATGTTACAACCTGCAATGGTTGGCCGATGAGCTTATTTATCAAATTGAATATATTTTTGGGTTGTTgccacatatctacatgtagctataaCATTGCCGTATGGTAAGAAATACTGCAATTTAGACTGACCGAACCAGGTGGAGACACGGTAAGTCTGATGCATGACAAGCATTCACAAAACAGCCTGTCATAACCTATTTAATATGCTTTTGTAATCGAGTGATACTCTGTTGCTTGTTTGTTTGTTAAGCATGCGTACTGCACGAATGATGTAAGCATTGTCATCGTGCGTGACGAGCAATAACACGAGCTGCAAGGTCGCATGATGCATCATGATATATACCTGCTATCCTTCTTTTTAGACTCACCCCATTCTTGCAATGGCCTGACACAGGCAAACTAGCGCCGAGAGAGTCACTCAGAGTTTGTCATGACAAGCGTGGCAGCTGTCTTCTTACTCAGCGTATGACGAGGCTGACTGATCAATTATTGGTAATGGATACGAAGGATTAATTCAGCGAGCTTGTGTCATCAGAGGGCTAATTGAGTGGGATACAATGGCTTAGCGTACAGTTAGAGAATGGAGTAGAGCGGGCTCATTTACTACAGCGTTATTGAGTGTGATTGCCCAGCGTCGGTGAACTTTTCTATCATGAATGAGAATGCACCTCGGCGGATAATCTCTTGTGTATATGTAGAAACTGAGAGACCTACTCTAATTATCAGACTGTTCCTCGGTTAGCCTTACCAAAGGCAAGTTAGTACAGTGTAGAGTGGGTTAATATGACTTTTAACACTTGCTGCCATGGTTGCTGACCTGTGGAAAAAAGATTGGGTAAcgatatttaaaaatagtttattttttaaaaaagaacaaagaaaaatactgcTATTTGCTACATGAACAATATGGTTTGACATCAGGGTCTGGCACGCAGCTTCCTTCTTCTATATCTAGTCGAATGATTTCTGATGCCAGTTCATAAACACGAGACAAGACACTCTCTTTTCTCTTCAATGTAACTTCGTAAGTTTCATCAGACCCCTCGCCCTCTGTCGTCACAGATGAACTGAATGTCAGCAAATAGTAATCTGTCTCTAACTGTGTAGAAGAAGTGAACTGCTTGTTGTGACCTCGCTCATACTCTTTCACCTGGTAACAGAGTGAGATACAAGTGTTAACAGCGCACTAGCCCAGCGTTAGCGCTGGTCTCTCAACAGCTGCAGAGTTCACAAAAATTCTAATAGTAAAATACAAGGGCACACAGGCAACAAGGGTGCACAGGCTACAAGGGTGCACAGGCTACAAGGGTGCACAGGCTACAAGGGTGCACAGGCTACAAGGGTGCACAGGCTACAAGGGTGCACATACTACAAGGGTGCACAGGCTACAAGGGTGCACAGGCAACAAGGGTGCACAGGCTACAAGGGCACACAGGCAACAAGGGTGCACAGGCTACAAGGGTGCACAGGCTACAAGGGTGCACAGGCTACAAGGGTGCACAGGCTACAAGGGTGCACAGGCTACAAGGGTGCACAGGCTACAAGGGTGCACAGGCAACAAGGGTGCACAGGCTACAAGGGTACACAGGCTACAAGGGCACACAGGCAACAAGGGTGCACAGGCTACAAGGGTGCACAGGCTACAAGGGTGCACAGGCAACAAGGGTGCACAGGCTACAAGGGTACACAGGCTACAAGGGTGCACAGGCAACAAGGGTGCACAGGCTACAAGGGTACACAGGCTACAAGGGTGCACAGGCAACAAGGGTGCACAGGCTACAAGGGCACACAGGCAACAAGGGTGCACAGGCTACAAGGGTGCACAGGCTACAAGGGTGCACAGGCTACAAGGGTGCACAGGCTACAAGGGTGCACAGGCTACAAGGGTGCACAGGCAACAAGGGTGCACAGGCAACAAGGGTGCACAGGCTACAAGGGTGCACAGGCTACAAGGGTGCACAGGCTACAAGGGTGCACAGGCTACAAGGGTGCACAGGCTACAAGGGTGCACAGGCTACAAGGGTGCACAGGCTACAAGGGTGCACAGGCTACAAGGGTGCACAGGCTACAAGGGTGCACAGGCTACAAGGGTGCACAGGCAACAAGGGTGCACAGGCAACAAGGGTGCACAGGCTACAAGGGTGCACAGGCTACAAGGGTGCACAGGCTACAAGGGTGCACAGGCTACAAGGGTGCACAGGCTACAAGGGCACACAGGCAACAAGGGTGCACAGGCTACAAGGGTGCACAGGCTACAAGGGTGCACAGGCTACAAGGGTGCACAGGCTACAAGGGTGCACAGGCTACAAGGGTGCACAGGCTACAAGGGTGCACAGGCAACAAGGGTGCACAGGCTACAAGGGTACACAGGCTACAAGGGCACACAGGCAACAAGGGTGCACAGGCTACAAGGGTGCACAGGCTACAAGGGTGCACAGGCAACAAGGGTGCACAGGCTACAAGGGTACACAGGCTACAAGGGTGCACAGGCAACAAGGGTGCACAGGCTACAAGGGTACACAGGCTACAAGGGTGCACAGGCAACAAGGGTGCACAGGCTACAAGGGCACACAGGCAACAAGGGTGCACAGGCTACAAGGGTGCACAGGCTACAAGGGTGCACAGGCTACAAGGGTGCACAGGCTACAAGGGTGCACAGGCTACAAGGGTGCACAGGCAACAAGGGTGCACAGGCAACAAGGGTGCACAGGCTACAAGGGTGCACAGGCTACAAGGGTGCACAGGCTACAAGGGTGCACAGGCTACAAGGGTGCACAGGCTACAAGGGTGCACAGGCTACAAGGGTGCACAGGCTACAAGGGTGCACAGGCTACAAGGGTGCACAGGCTACAAGGGTGCACAGGCTACAAGGGTGCACAGGCTACAAGGGTGCACAGGCTACAAGGGTGCACAGGCTACAAGGGTACACAGGCTACAAGGGTGCACaggcttaaagatgaacttacacaaattgTAACAGATTTTATCATgaagtataaatttaaataaatataaatataaattttatcatcAGTATATTTCTATCAGTTGCGAAtgttttggatgtttgaggagatctgcctgccaggatgttttaagattaaatttgacaaaatttgatcacgGCAAATGCTCAGAAGTAAGATGCGTGCCAAAATGATGCCACTAGTTACACAGCTGCCTCTCTCCCTCATCAATACCTGCTCATGCATTCAAGTTAAAGcattacacgtctctattctgtcagcccTTCTGCCAAAATGCTActataaacattattataaagttttgttgattttaatcttgaaacattttggcaatctgatcagctcaaacataaaaaaaaagcaaataataaaagtctacctttttgataaaatcttttaaaattttgtgtaagttcatgttTAACTCTAAAGGGCTGGCTTCATACATATCTACATACGTATCTACATACATATCTACATACGTATCTACATACGTATCTACATACATATCTACATACGCATCTACATACATATCTACGTACGTATCTACATACGTATCTACATATGTATCTACATACGTATCTACATACGTATCTACATACGTATCTACATATGTATCTACGTACGTATCTATGTACATATCTACGTACATATCTATGTACATatctatgtaaatatatacgtacatatctACGTACATATCTACATACATATCTACATACGTATCTACATACATATCTACATACGTATCTACATACATATCTACATACGTATCTACATACGTATCTACATACATATCTACATACGTATCTACATACATATCTACATACGTATCTACATACGTATCTACATACATATCTACATATGTATCTACATACGTATCTACGTACGTATCTACATACGTATCTACATATGTATCTACGTACGTATCTACATACGTATCTACATACGTATCTACATACATATCTACATACGCATCTACATACATATCTACATATGTATCTACATACGTATCTACGTAAGTATCTACATACGTATCTACATATGTATCTACGTACGTATCTATGTACATATCTACGTACATATCTATGTACATATCTATGTACATATCTACGTACATATCTGCGTACATATCTACGTACATATCTATGTACATATCTACGTACATATCCAAGTACATATCTACATACATATCTACATGCATATCTACATACATATCTACATGCATATCTACGTACATATCTACATACGCATCTACGTACATTTCTACATACATATCTACGAACTGCAAAGCTTCGCTATGCAAAGATTTTTATTGTGGCTTGACAGCGATGCTATGAAATGATGCAACACATTGACAAGTAAATCAACTGATGAGATTTGGATTGAGCCATGTGAAGGCCATGTGAAGGCCATGGCAACGTTGTAGAATTTTATCGCTATTAAATTATAGCCAACATATTAAGGCTCTCAGATGCATCATAAAAAGTGGTGATAGTCTATCCAGATATTTACAACGCTCaagaaaaaatgctaaaaatgaaaaTCCCAAAAGTATAGAAATAATTTGGGTCCATGAAATGAGTCTAACTAGAgaaaaattttaagttttgatAGATAACCTATTATCTGAAAAGGTTAGGCAACTCCAATTTATACCAAGAACATTTTTTAGATCTGTTACAAGTGAGAATATCTTTGtctgtatataaatacatgtagctgtttGCGTGAAAGCCTGGTGTCAACATTCGAAAGCAGCACAAAAATCAACTGTTTTGGCCAATCACAGCTGCACaattttctttactagcagcgtaAACCAGCATGTCTTCTTAGACCCGATGCAACAGCAACATATGCCAAGGTGTTGGCTACGTAAACGATGCATTTTGACGATGTCTGCAAACATTTCTCAACTCAACTGCATCTAGCCTTTGTTCCCTTCTTTCTTATCAGCCTTGAGTACATCAGTAACTACCTTGGCTGTCGGCAAACTCACTTATAAAAAAGAACTGCCAGGATTTCTTAGACCCACTGACCTGTTCATTAGAAACAAGACGGGAGATACTCAATGTCTTTATAGATTTATATGCTGCACATTTATGTCTATGGGCAGACGTCTTGTCATTTAGCTCCTTTAATATGAGACTTTGCACTTTTTGATCATCGACCTCGTTAGGTAGAACTTTGAGTACAGTATGACAAGCACACCAATGGATGTCGACACCTGCAAGTCCCATCACCGCATTATGCTACAGATCAGCTCTATGAATGCATAACTCTATTATTATGCCAAACAGAAAATAGGAGTAAAAGAAATTTTCACTATCCAGTTTTCAAAGTAAGCCCTACCCTAAAACAGCACAAAATGTTTACCAGCTGACTTGCAggttctgctgactgaaatcgGTTTAAACAAACTTTGTCCAAACCTGTCAGTGTCTCGAGGGTCTTCCTGTTCTAGACGCGGTCTGAAATGTAACACAGATGATTGAAAGCCGTGTATAGGACAAATTAAGCATTGTGTGGAGTTTTCTTTTCTAAAGTTAAGgaaaaacaacttcaaaaatatcTTGGGCATCACCCTATCTGACATAATTTTTGTACTATGAATCAGTAATATGTGAACTTGTCAAGCAATATTTTGCTAAGCCAAGAAAAGTTTTTGTGAAAGGTTTTATAGCTAGTGCCTAGCAGCATGTTATTTGTGCCAGAAAGGTGTTTGACACTGCACTCCTGGAAAGCTGCAAGTTGTGGCATTTAACATGCTGTTATGTTATAACCTAGCATGAAAAACTTGCTAAGGTTTGTCTAACTGTTAAAATATCAATTATTTATCTCGGTGGGTGCTTTTGTAGGTTTGCAGTCATCTAGTCTATCCTTGATTTAAACCAGCTGGAGAGTTGCATACCCTTTTCAGTGAAACGCAAAATAGTAGAATAGTATTTATGCTACAGTCAGTTATCCAAAAACATGATGAGTTGGAAGGGGGTCAGATGACTAGCCCTTAAataatcttcaacaaaacactGTACCAAAGTCAATCTTCACATAATCAGCAATGACATACAACTGTCATTAGagtaatcatcaatattgaattAACAAAACTTGTCTCATCCAAACTCACATATCAATGATGTCTTTGAGAGTGTGATGAACATCATATGGAGTGATGAGTTTGTCCTCATTAGAGAGCATTGTACGAGCAAGGGAGGTGTAATTGTTTATGAAATTAGTTGGGAGGTAGACGGACAAGAATGGCATTCTTGACTCCGCCTTTGCCTGCTGACTTTTCCACGTCTACAAGAGACCAATTAACAATCTCAGTCTAGAAATCTCAGTCTAGCAATATGGACAGCGGCGGAGAACGTAAGCAGCATTAGCCTTAACCGGTCTATAGAGCATAAGGTAAAATTGAATTGTTTAATATTGATCCATAGCTGGTTGCTTAGCCCTGAGCTGATAGCCCTTAAGCTCCTCCTACATGCTGCAATTACATAGAGCATCTGGTTATAATGATTCTAAGAAGCTCCGCCCTTTGTGTGTTTCTTGCCGGTGCAAATCAGAAGGCTGGTAATTATCAACGTGGAGAGACAAAATGCCTATGAGAAGACTAACTCTAGCAATCTTGCTGGTAGGGTTCTTCACGGCTCAACAAGGTACGTACAGCGGCTCACTAACTCTGACCTTGTCTTTATTAAAACTAGAGCAAACTTTCTGAATAGCTCGGTGTAACTTTTTCACTAGAGAGCTACGAATTAGCTACAAATACATTTCTTAACTCAttcatagaaaaaatatttctaaaactaTTTTGAACTGAGCTGAGGCAATCACAGTTTTTGTTTCAGTAGGTTTGTCAGTTTTATCGAATTGTGAGAGGGCAcagaggagacaacttcaagATTCTAAAAACTTTGTTCATAAAGGATGTATCAGACACATACATGTGCAAGTGTCATCTATATCCTTTCATTAGTCACCATTCTTGGTTGTGAGTGTAGAAGAACGAGAGACGCAGAGAAATGGTGATGAGAGTGAAAGAGGAGAGGAAGGGCGGAGTGAGAAAGGGTGAGGACAGGCGAGGAATGTCAAGTCACACTTTCCTTTTTGATAACTAGAAAATACAATTTAAGAATGTTACTGTTAAGACATCAAATGTTCAACACAAACAACTATGTATTTTAATGGTAAATTTGCTATATTTTGCTATAGagctttttttaacatttttatgaaaCCGATGTTTTTTTACTATTAAATCCAAATTGCTATCAAGCCTTTGATTATATGAGAGAGATATCCTTTTATCATTTTAGTGTGCACTCAGTTCAGCATACTAATAAATACAAGTATCTGAGCGAATGCAACAATTACTCCAAAAGAATTTAACACAAAATTAATTGTGTATTATGATAaataaaacctaaaatattCATTAAAGCGGGTCCTTAACATTTAATATCTTATGACTCCTTTTCCACAGTGGGTGAAGGTTGTGTTGCGGCTCCATTCAGTGTGTCactaaaactgcaaatgaaggaagttgttataatattttcatGTAGTACTGAGTCTCAGCTGCTACCAGTGCTCCACCTTTGACGATGAAAATGCATGTGAAGAGGTAAGCACTAATGGAAGCCTTTGCCGGGATCACCAAGATGTCTGCATAAAGATAGTGACTATTAATTGTGTATTATGATAaataaaacctaaaatattCATTAAAGCGGGTCCTTAACATTTAATATCTTATGACTCCTTTTCCACAGTGGGTGAAGGTTGTGTTGCGGCTCCATTCAGTGTGTCactaaaactgcaaatgaaggaagttgttataata
This region includes:
- the LOC137407291 gene encoding dual specificity protein phosphatase 22-A-like — its product is MAEATTDRKVLNGLYIGDLSLSKNEDFLLRNSITHILSALDESHPHFRDISYLCLDLSDSPHQRIAPVFGECIEYIHRARANGGAVLVHCSTGVSRGPAIVAAYLLTRSSLSLDDILHALSAVRPCSNPNHGFQRQLEDWSQQHRKKYTERVKGWPDVKHDDEGRCSVLVSRIGVFLQLEYF